Proteins found in one Apium graveolens cultivar Ventura unplaced genomic scaffold, ASM990537v1 ctg720, whole genome shotgun sequence genomic segment:
- the LOC141703934 gene encoding protein MANNAN SYNTHESIS-RELATED 1-like yields the protein MGMDPRQLVAGVLTITMFVMLGNMIHREHFRQYTPPLQQHPESTTVRYETTNEASENSLETFTKETEGPWKEDVLDLKPCWTKPVLEETEQSQGFITFSLTNGPEYHVSQIADAVAVARYLRATLVVPDIRGSKPGDKRNFEEIYDVEKFIKSLDGVVKIVKYQPDHISAKDLEVLRVPNRVSDGHIAEQIEPIFRAKGNIRLATYFPSVNMKKTDNDINSVACLAMFGTLELQPEVQEVVDSMVERLRTLSRKSDGQFIAVDLRADILEKKGCQGNDGTGSKRCYSPQEIAIFLRKVGFNKDTAIYLTQSRWDDSLNVLKELFPKTYTKEGIMPADKKPKFLNADASEFEKVIDFYISSRSDVFVPAISGLFYANVAGKRIASGKTQILVPANVASSSAAVADFVSHYVSRKNHLAYSCFC from the exons ATGGGGATGGATCCAAGACAGCTAGTAGCAGGAGTACTAACCATAACAATGTTTGTAATGCTTGGTAACATGATCCATAGAGAACACTTTCGTCAATACACTCCTCCTCTTCAACAA CATCCGGAATCCACAACCGTGCGTTATGAGACAACTAATGAAGCTTCGGAAAACAGCCTTGAAACATTTACCAAGGAAACCGAAGGCCCTTGGAAGGAGGATGTCCTCGATCTTAAGCCCTGTTGGACCAAGCCAGTTTTGG AAGAGACAGAGCAATCACAAGGCTTTATTACTTTCTCCTTAACTAACGGTCCTGAATACCACGTCTCCCAG ATTGCTGATGCTGTGGCTGTGGCAAGATACCTGAGGGCCACTCTTGTAGTTCCAGACATAAGGGGGAGCAAACCTGGTGATAAGAG GAACTTTGAAGAAATCTATGATGTTGAGAAATTCATAAAAAGTCTGGATGGGGTAGTCAAAATAGTAAAGTACCAACCTGATCACATATCAGCAAAAGATCTTGAGGTTCTAAGGGTCCCCAACCGTGTCAGTGATGGTCACATTGCAGAGCAAATCGAACCAATTTTCAGAGCGAAGGGAAATATAAGGCTGGCAACTTACTTCCCTTCAGTGAATATGAAAAAGACTGACAATGACATCAACTCAGTTGCATGTTTGGCAATGTTTGGAACTCTAGAGCTACAACCAGAAGTTCAAGAAGTGGTTGACTCAATGGTTGAGCGGCTCCGGACTCTAAGTCGAAAGTCAGATGGCCAATTTATTGCCGTAGACTTGAGGGCTGATATTTTGGAGAAGAAGGGTTGCCAAGGAAATGATGGCACCGGGTCAAAAAGGTGTTACAGTCCACAAGAGATTGCAATATTCTTGAGGAAGGTTGGTTTCAACAAGGACACCGCTATATATTTGACCCAATCAAGGTGGGACGACAGTCTTAATGTATTAAAGGAATTATTCCCCAAGACCTACACAAAG GAAGGAATAATGCCAGCAGATAAAAAGCCAAAGTTCCTCAATGCTGATGCTTCTGAGTTTGAAAAAGTTATTGACTTCTACATCAGTTCTCGGAGTGACGTATTTGTACCAGCAATTTCAGGTTTGTTCTATGCCAACGTGGCTGGTAAGAGAATAGCTTCAGGCAAGACTCAGATACTTGTACCAGCAAACGTTGCCAGTTCTTCTGCGGCTGTGGCAGATTTTGTTTCTCATTATGTGTCAAGAAAGAACCACTTGGCTTATTCCTGTTTTTGCTAA